A single region of the Streptomyces virginiae genome encodes:
- a CDS encoding peptide ABC transporter substrate-binding protein, translated as MRGATHAKWAACAVAVALAATACGGGSDSGGGGEAGIISSSWGDPQNPLEPANTNEVQGGKVLDMLFRGLKRYDPKTGEALDMVAEKIETTDSQNFTITLKDGWKFSNDEPVTSQSFVDAWNYGADVRNKQNNSPFFSDIVGYTDVHPTSGEPKAKTMSGLVVKDDKTFTVALKNKFSTWPETLGYQAFSPLPKAFFTDHAAWLDKPIGNGPYTVDSYTKGTGMKLRKWDTYPGPDKAQNGGVDLKVYTDNNTAYTDLISGNLDLVDDIPAQQLKNVKNDLGDRYINQPALIIQTLTFPLYDPQWSKEGMENVRIGISRAINRDEITKQIFRETRTPAKDWTSPALGEKGGFSSTVCGDACVYDPAAAKKLITDAGGLPGGKVTLTSNVDTGSHRDWMDAVCNSINNALGEGPVCTVNPIGTFADFRNQQSGFKLTGPFRSGWQADYPLIQNFLQPLYYTGASSNYGKFSNADFDKLVDEANQESDQAKAVAKFQDSEKILAAQMPAIPLWYQNGSAGYAERLTDVALNQFSVPVYDQIKVG; from the coding sequence ATGCGCGGAGCCACCCACGCCAAGTGGGCCGCATGTGCGGTGGCCGTCGCCCTCGCGGCGACGGCCTGCGGCGGCGGTAGCGACAGTGGCGGAGGCGGCGAGGCGGGCATCATCAGCTCCTCGTGGGGCGACCCGCAGAACCCGCTGGAGCCGGCCAACACCAACGAGGTGCAGGGCGGCAAGGTTCTCGACATGCTCTTCCGGGGTCTCAAGCGCTACGACCCGAAGACGGGCGAGGCCCTCGACATGGTCGCCGAGAAGATCGAGACGACGGACAGTCAGAACTTCACCATCACGCTGAAGGACGGCTGGAAGTTCAGCAACGACGAGCCGGTCACCTCGCAGTCCTTCGTCGACGCCTGGAACTACGGCGCCGACGTGCGCAACAAGCAGAACAACTCGCCGTTCTTCTCCGACATCGTCGGGTACACGGACGTCCACCCGACCTCCGGCGAGCCCAAGGCCAAGACGATGTCCGGACTGGTCGTCAAGGACGACAAGACCTTCACCGTCGCCCTGAAGAACAAGTTCTCCACCTGGCCCGAGACCCTCGGCTACCAGGCCTTCTCCCCCCTGCCCAAGGCCTTCTTCACCGACCACGCCGCCTGGCTGGACAAGCCGATCGGCAACGGCCCGTACACGGTGGACTCGTACACCAAGGGCACGGGCATGAAGCTGCGCAAGTGGGACACCTACCCCGGCCCGGACAAGGCGCAGAACGGCGGCGTGGACCTGAAGGTCTACACCGACAACAACACCGCCTACACCGACCTGATCTCCGGCAACCTCGACCTCGTCGACGACATCCCGGCGCAGCAGCTGAAGAACGTCAAGAACGACCTGGGCGACCGGTACATCAACCAGCCCGCCCTCATCATCCAGACCCTCACCTTCCCGCTGTACGACCCGCAGTGGAGCAAGGAGGGGATGGAGAACGTCCGGATCGGCATCTCCCGGGCCATCAACCGCGACGAGATCACCAAGCAGATCTTCCGCGAGACCCGCACCCCGGCCAAGGACTGGACCTCCCCGGCCCTCGGCGAGAAGGGCGGCTTCTCCTCCACGGTCTGCGGCGACGCCTGCGTCTACGACCCGGCCGCGGCCAAGAAGCTCATCACGGACGCCGGCGGGCTCCCCGGCGGCAAGGTCACGCTGACCTCCAACGTGGACACCGGCTCGCACCGCGACTGGATGGACGCCGTCTGCAACAGCATCAACAACGCGCTGGGCGAGGGCCCGGTCTGCACGGTCAACCCGATCGGCACCTTCGCGGACTTCCGCAACCAGCAGAGCGGCTTCAAGCTGACCGGCCCCTTCCGCTCCGGCTGGCAGGCCGACTACCCCCTGATCCAGAACTTCCTCCAGCCCCTCTACTACACCGGGGCCTCCTCCAACTACGGGAAGTTCAGCAACGCGGACTTCGACAAGCTCGTCGACGAGGCCAACCAGGAGAGCGACCAGGCCAAGGCCGTCGCGAAGTTCCAGGACTCCGAGAAGATCCTCGCCGCGCAGATGCCGGCCATCCCGCTCTGGTACCAGAACGGCAGCGCCGGCTACGCCGAGCGGCTCACGGACGTGGCGCTCAACCAGTTCAGCGTCCCCGTGTACGACCAGATCAAGGTCGGCTGA
- a CDS encoding ABC transporter permease yields the protein MGRYVIRRLLQMIPVFIGSTFLIFFMVYALGDPVAALFGDKAPDPATAARIRKDLYLDRPLWEQYVHYMGQIFQGDFGTAFNGQPVTELMASAFPVTLRLTLVAIFFEIVIGITLGVISGLRRGKSVDTTVLVLTLVVISVPTFVTGYLLQYLFGVKWGWVRPTVSPDAPLNELILPGIVLALVSLAYVTRLSRTSIAENVKADYVRTAVAKGLPRHRVVTRHLLRNSLIPVITFIGTDIGALMGGAIVTERIFNIHGVGYQLYQGILRNNSPTVVGFVTILVIVFLLANLLVDLLYAVLDPRIRYA from the coding sequence ATGGGACGTTATGTGATCCGGCGGCTGCTCCAGATGATCCCGGTGTTCATCGGCAGCACGTTCCTGATCTTCTTCATGGTGTACGCGCTCGGTGACCCGGTCGCCGCCCTCTTCGGCGACAAGGCGCCCGACCCCGCCACCGCCGCGCGCATCCGCAAGGACCTCTACCTCGACCGCCCCCTGTGGGAGCAGTACGTCCACTACATGGGCCAGATCTTCCAGGGCGACTTCGGCACGGCCTTCAACGGCCAGCCGGTCACCGAGCTGATGGCCTCGGCCTTCCCCGTCACCCTGCGCCTGACCCTGGTCGCGATCTTCTTCGAGATCGTCATCGGCATCACCCTCGGCGTGATCAGCGGCCTGCGCCGCGGCAAGTCCGTCGACACCACCGTGCTCGTGCTCACCCTCGTCGTCATCTCCGTGCCGACCTTCGTGACGGGCTATCTGCTCCAGTACCTCTTCGGCGTCAAATGGGGCTGGGTGCGGCCCACCGTCTCCCCGGACGCTCCCCTGAACGAGTTGATCCTGCCCGGCATCGTGCTCGCGCTGGTCTCCCTCGCCTACGTCACCCGGCTCTCACGCACCTCCATCGCCGAGAACGTCAAGGCCGACTACGTGCGCACCGCCGTCGCCAAGGGGCTCCCGCGCCACCGGGTCGTCACCCGGCACCTGCTGCGCAACTCGCTCATCCCCGTCATCACCTTCATCGGCACCGACATCGGCGCCCTGATGGGCGGCGCCATCGTCACCGAGCGGATCTTCAACATCCACGGCGTCGGATACCAGCTCTACCAGGGCATCCTGCGCAACAACTCCCCGACGGTGGTCGGCTTCGTGACCATCCTCGTCATCGTCTTCCTGCTGGCGAACCTGCTCGTCGACCTGCTCTACGCGGTCCTGGACCCGAGGATCCGGTATGCCTGA
- a CDS encoding ABC transporter permease, whose product MPDPERPEGPGGYDPVGPRPREAVSPTGLGGPMDLALEQAESVEGIEKTGPRGGTGPGQKPRSLWSDAWHQLRRNPVFVISSLMILFLVIISIWPQLIASGDPLQCDLSKSQQGSSPGHPFGYDTQGCDVYTRTVYGARASITVGVCATLGAALLGSLLGGLAGFFGGWGDALLSRVADIFFGIPVVLGGLVFLSVVTSTTVWPVVGFIVLLGWPQIARIGRGSVITAKQNDYVQAARALGAGNGRMMLRHVAPNAIAPVIVVATIALGTYIALEATLSFLGVGLRPPTVSWGIDISNAASQIRNAPHMLLWPAGALSLTVLAFIMLGDAVRDALDPKLR is encoded by the coding sequence ATGCCTGACCCCGAGCGTCCCGAAGGGCCCGGCGGCTACGATCCCGTCGGGCCCCGCCCGCGCGAGGCGGTCTCCCCGACCGGCCTGGGCGGACCCATGGATCTGGCCCTGGAGCAGGCCGAGAGCGTCGAGGGCATCGAGAAGACCGGCCCCCGGGGCGGGACCGGCCCCGGCCAGAAGCCCCGCTCCCTGTGGTCCGACGCCTGGCACCAGCTGCGCCGCAACCCCGTCTTCGTCATCTCCTCGCTGATGATCCTCTTCCTCGTGATCATCTCGATCTGGCCGCAGCTCATCGCGAGCGGCGACCCGCTGCAGTGCGACCTGTCCAAGTCGCAGCAGGGCTCCTCCCCGGGCCACCCCTTCGGCTACGACACCCAGGGCTGCGACGTGTACACCCGTACCGTCTACGGGGCCCGCGCCTCGATCACCGTGGGCGTCTGCGCCACCCTGGGCGCGGCCCTGCTCGGCTCGCTGCTCGGCGGGCTCGCCGGGTTCTTCGGCGGCTGGGGCGACGCGCTGCTCTCCCGGGTCGCCGACATCTTCTTCGGCATCCCCGTCGTCCTCGGCGGCCTGGTCTTCCTGTCCGTGGTCACCAGCACCACCGTGTGGCCGGTGGTCGGCTTCATCGTGCTCCTCGGCTGGCCGCAGATCGCCCGGATCGGCCGCGGCTCCGTCATCACCGCCAAACAGAACGACTACGTCCAGGCGGCCCGGGCCCTCGGCGCCGGCAACGGCCGGATGATGCTGCGGCACGTGGCGCCCAACGCCATCGCCCCGGTCATCGTCGTCGCCACCATCGCCCTCGGTACGTACATCGCGCTGGAGGCCACCCTGTCCTTCCTCGGCGTCGGCCTGCGCCCGCCCACCGTCTCCTGGGGCATCGACATCTCCAACGCGGCCTCGCAGATCCGCAACGCCCCGCACATGCTGCTCTGGCCGGCCGGCGCGCTGAGCCTGACCGTGCTCGCCTTCATCATGCTCGGCGACGCGGTGCGCGACGCCCTCGACCCCAAGCTGCGCTGA